GCCGCCAAGCCCGACACCAAGCGCGAGATGGCCATGGCCGCCGCCGCTTCCTTCTCTCCCGCGACTTCCGGCTCCAGTTCGCCGGCCCCCGGCCCGGGGAACTCGTCGCAGCCGTCTTTAGTGGAGAAGAAGTACTAAGTACCAGGTACTGGATACGGATTTATGGGTTCTGTGACGCATTCGTTCTTCCGGCTATTCCGCGGCACCCCGGCGGTCCAGCCTTCGCTGCGCGAAGCGCCACCGCGGGTCAGCCGCCGTTCCAGCGGACTGAACGAGTTCACCCGGGCCATCGCCGGGCAGCAGGACTTGCGCATCCTCGACCTGGGGATCACTTCTCCCATCAACATCGCCCGGCTGACCGAGCTCGGGCACAAGATCTACACCGAGGACGTGCTCTCCGCTTCCGGCGACCCCGCACTGGTCATGGCCACGGAGAACGGCAAGCCGATGTACGATGTGCCCCGCTTCCTGGCCGAGAATCTGGTCTTCGAGCGCGAGCTGTTCGACGCTGTCCTCTGCTGGGACATCCCCGACTACATGCCCGAAGCCTTCGTGAAGCCGATGGTGGAGCGCTTCCACTCCATCATGAAGCCGGGCGGCATCCTGCTGGCCTACTTCCATACCCGCGACGCCGGACCCGACGCCCCCTGCTACCGTTACCACCTGGTGGGCCCGGACACGCTGGAGCTGCACCCCGGCGCCCGCTTCCGCCTGCAGCGGGTCTTCAACAACCGGCACATCGAGAACCTGTTCCGCGATTTCGCCTCGCTCAAGTTCTTCCTCGCCCGCGACAACGTCCGCGAAGTGCTGGTCGTCCGCTAGCTTTCTTACCAAAGAGACACCAGGGCGCAAGAGACAAGACTGCTCAGGAATGTCATCCTGAGCGAGGCCGCTTGACAGAGCGGCCGAGTCGAAGGACCCCTACCTGGCCCGGGTGCCTTGTACGAGAGCGGAGCCGATACCCAGCGCGTTCATCGCTGCGAGTAGAGGGGCTCGCAGCAGCCGCGGCAGCCCTACAAACCGCCGCAACCATGATGCGTTGTAAAACACCGGAGCCAATCTCCTCTTGTACTCGCCTTCGTACCACGCCGCGCCACGTCCCAGCACCGCCTCAGCGGCCAGGCACCCGCTTCGCAGCGCCAGGGTGATACCGTCGCCCACGAAAGGGTCGACAAAGCCGGCGGCGTCGCCGGCGCACAGCACCCGCCCGCGCAGCGGCATCGGCTTTCCCAAGACCAACGGCGACGTCGCCACCGCTTCTCCCACCAGCCGCCACTCGCGGCTGCGCCTGGCCAGCGCCGGATGCAGCGAAAACACTTCGTCCAGACTCGAGGCCACCTCCGCCTGCACCATGGCGCAGGCATTCACCTGCCCGCCGCCGATCGGCTGTACCCCGCAATAGCCGCCGCGGAAGAAATAAAGGTCCACGCTGGGACGCCCGGCCTCGCTCGTCCGGAAATGCGCTTTCAATCCTAGGTAGCGCCGGCGCCCCGCCGGCTGTCGCGCCGGCGTCTCGCCGGGACGCAGCTTCGACCATCTCCCGCTGGCGTCGATGGCAGCCGCCGCGTGAGCGACTTGCGTGGCGGGGCCGCCCCCGGCCGCGAACGTGAGACGCGACTCTTCTGCGCTCTGCTCGACCGCATAGACTTCGGTTTCCAGCCGGCATTCCGCTCCCGCGGACCTTGCCGCCTCCCACAGCGCGAGATCAAGCTCATAGCGCGTGATGCTGGCTGCTTCCGGCGCGATCGGCACCTCGACGCATTGTCCGTCCACGAACAGCCGCGAACCGCCGATCCTCGGAGCCGAAACAAGCAGCCGCTCGGCGACCGCCGCGTCCAGAGCTCGCAGCGTTTCCAACCCTTCGCCAGAGACGAACTCGCCGCAGACTTTTTGCCGCGGCAATCGCCCGCGCTCCAGCAGCAACACCCGCGCACCGGCGCGCGCCGCGGTGATGGCCGCCGCTGTTCCGGCCGGCCCTCCTCCGATCACCAGGAGATCGTATGTCTTAGTCATCCGATAGTTCATCCGCCGGAGCTCGTCACTCTTGTCATCCTGAGCGAGCGCGCCTTGCGCGCGAGCCGAAGGACCCCTACTTTCTTGTGAAATCCTCGCGCCTGTTCTTCCAGACGATCACGGCCATGCGATAGAGGTAGTGGTTTGTTACTTCGATGCTTCCCGGCACATCGCGCAGCAACTCTCGCATCTCGCTGGGTGTGTAAGCCGCCCGCACCGACGCCGGGCCGTCGTTGCGTGTCAGCGGGCTGCGATACAGCGGAAACCCCGCATACACCAGGGCCAGATGCACGGGGCTGCGGCGGAGGTCGTTGATCAACACCGCCAGCCGGCAGACCCGCAGCGCCTCGACCACGAACTGCCGCACCTGGCGCGGAGCGAGATGATGGACGAGCAGTGAACAGCCCACCACGTCAAAGCTCCGGTCGCGGAAGGGAAGAGCGGTGGCGTCGCCGGCGACGCCCAGCAGGGTCCGATCCAGGTGAGACGCGGCGCGGTCAGCCACCGCAACCCGCAGCTTGATACCCCGCGGCTCCAGCCTTCCGACCGCGGCTCGCGCCAGGTCTCCGCCGGCCCCGCCCACATCGAGCATCGACAGCTCGCGAGCGCCGCTCCTGCGCGCCACCCGCTCCAGCATCGAAACCATGGTCCCGATGCCCCCGAACCAGCGGTTGATCCGGCCCAGGTCCGCGAGCGCAACCCCCAGCTCGGGGGTGGTCCAGGCCTCCGCATCCATCAGCTCGGGAGTGACCATGCGTCTCATCGGGCAATTGAGAAGTCGGGTGATTGTGTGATTGGAGATGATTTCCGGCTCAATTACCCAATTACCCGATTTCTCAATTCCCCAATCACACGGTTTCCAGTTCTTCTTCCAGTAGCTGCTTGTTATACAGGTCGGTGTAGTACCCGTTGCGGGCGAGCAACTCGTCGTGGGTGCCGTACTCCACGATGCGCCCGCCATGCAGCACGGCGATGCGGTCGGCGTTGCGCACGGTCGAGACCCGGTGGGAGATGAAGATGGTGGTCCGCCCCCGCATGAGCTCCCGCAGATGGGTCAGGATCCGCTCTTCGGTGTAGGTGTCCACGCTGGACAGCGCGTCGTCCAGCACCAGGATGCGGGGATTGCGGATCAGCGCCCGGGCGATCGCCGTGCGCTGCTTCTGTCCCCCGGAGAGTGTGATGCCGCGCTCCCCGACCAGCGTGTCGTACTGCTCGGGGAAGGCTTCGATGTCGGCGGCGATGCTGGCCGCCGCGGCCGCCTCGCGCACCTGCCGCTCGTCGGCGTCTTCGGTCCCGAACGAGATGTTCTCCCGCACCGTGGCGCTGAACAGGAAGGTCTCCTGGGGCACGAACCCGATACTCCGCCGCAGGGCCTCCAGCGGCACCTCGCGTATGGGCCGCCCGTCGATCAGCACGGTTCCCGGCGCTGCGTCGTAGATGCGCGGGATCAGGTTGACCAGCGTGCTCTTTCCCGACCCGGTGGGCCCCACGACGGCCAGGCTGCTGCCCTCCGGCACCTTCAGGTTGATGTCGTGCAGCACCGCCGTCCCGTTGTACGCGAAGTCCAGGTTGCGGAACTCGAGCTCCCCGCGGATCTGCGTAGCGACCGGCGTCCCGCCCGTCGATTCGTCCGCGATCCCCGGCTTCTCCCGCATGATCTCGTCGATGCGTCCCAGCGACGCCGTGCCCCGCTGGAAGATGTTGATCACCCATCCCAGCGCGATGATCGGCCAGGTGAGTTGCACCATGTAGGTCAGGTACGCCGCGAAGCCGCCGACCGTCATGTGTCCTTCAATGGTCTCCCGTCCGCCCAGCCAGAACACCAGCACGAAGGCCAGCCCCAGCATGGTCTCCAGGGTCGGCCACAGCATGCCCATCAGCCGGATGAGGGGCAGGCTGCGTCGCACGTACTCGCGGTTGGCTTCTTCGAAGGCCTCGATCTCCGCATCCTCCTGCACGTAGGCGCGCACCACCCGCACGCCGGAGAAATTCTCCTGGGCCTGCGCCGAGATGTCGGAGAACATCTCCTGGATGCGCTCGAACCGCTCGTGGATCTGCCGCCCGAAGTACTGCACCACGATGGAGACCACGGGCAGCGGCAGGATGGCCCACATGGTCAGCCGGGCGCTGAGGTGGAACATGAAGTAGAGCGCACCCACCGCGAACACCACGGTGTTGGC
The sequence above is a segment of the Terriglobales bacterium genome. Coding sequences within it:
- a CDS encoding methyltransferase domain-containing protein, with the protein product MRRMVTPELMDAEAWTTPELGVALADLGRINRWFGGIGTMVSMLERVARRSGARELSMLDVGGAGGDLARAAVGRLEPRGIKLRVAVADRAASHLDRTLLGVAGDATALPFRDRSFDVVGCSLLVHHLAPRQVRQFVVEALRVCRLAVLINDLRRSPVHLALVYAGFPLYRSPLTRNDGPASVRAAYTPSEMRELLRDVPGSIEVTNHYLYRMAVIVWKNRREDFTRK
- a CDS encoding FAD-dependent monooxygenase, whose protein sequence is MTKTYDLLVIGGGPAGTAAAITAARAGARVLLLERGRLPRQKVCGEFVSGEGLETLRALDAAVAERLLVSAPRIGGSRLFVDGQCVEVPIAPEAASITRYELDLALWEAARSAGAECRLETEVYAVEQSAEESRLTFAAGGGPATQVAHAAAAIDASGRWSKLRPGETPARQPAGRRRYLGLKAHFRTSEAGRPSVDLYFFRGGYCGVQPIGGGQVNACAMVQAEVASSLDEVFSLHPALARRSREWRLVGEAVATSPLVLGKPMPLRGRVLCAGDAAGFVDPFVGDGITLALRSGCLAAEAVLGRGAAWYEGEYKRRLAPVFYNASWLRRFVGLPRLLRAPLLAAMNALGIGSALVQGTRAR
- a CDS encoding class I SAM-dependent methyltransferase — translated: MGSVTHSFFRLFRGTPAVQPSLREAPPRVSRRSSGLNEFTRAIAGQQDLRILDLGITSPINIARLTELGHKIYTEDVLSASGDPALVMATENGKPMYDVPRFLAENLVFERELFDAVLCWDIPDYMPEAFVKPMVERFHSIMKPGGILLAYFHTRDAGPDAPCYRYHLVGPDTLELHPGARFRLQRVFNNRHIENLFRDFASLKFFLARDNVREVLVVR
- a CDS encoding ABC transporter ATP-binding protein, whose product is MEKPSLKPLYPYFWKYRRGYVWGTLCVLLNNGIWILFPQVIRRAVDTLENKPPGQYDSIGHFLDRIAARFYSGDPQHVLRDTLLIFSLMMVGVAVAKGIFQFLTRWVLIGISRDIEYDLRNDFFRHLESLSYSYYQRTRTGDIMARATNDLNAVRMLLGPAIMYSANTVVFAVGALYFMFHLSARLTMWAILPLPVVSIVVQYFGRQIHERFERIQEMFSDISAQAQENFSGVRVVRAYVQEDAEIEAFEEANREYVRRSLPLIRLMGMLWPTLETMLGLAFVLVFWLGGRETIEGHMTVGGFAAYLTYMVQLTWPIIALGWVINIFQRGTASLGRIDEIMREKPGIADESTGGTPVATQIRGELEFRNLDFAYNGTAVLHDINLKVPEGSSLAVVGPTGSGKSTLVNLIPRIYDAAPGTVLIDGRPIREVPLEALRRSIGFVPQETFLFSATVRENISFGTEDADERQVREAAAAASIAADIEAFPEQYDTLVGERGITLSGGQKQRTAIARALIRNPRILVLDDALSSVDTYTEERILTHLRELMRGRTTIFISHRVSTVRNADRIAVLHGGRIVEYGTHDELLARNGYYTDLYNKQLLEEELETV